In a genomic window of Citrobacter amalonaticus:
- a CDS encoding S24 family peptidase, with amino-acid sequence MGFPSPATDYVERSISLDEKFIEHPASTYFMRAGQTYWREGIQNGALLVVDSSLTPCDGSLLVCNIENELRIKRYRIHPKPHLVNLENGKREEIPGQTGDYNVSSPVFGVITYIINDARSGEFDDCPVM; translated from the coding sequence ATGGGATTTCCATCACCTGCTACTGATTACGTAGAGCGAAGCATTTCGCTTGACGAAAAATTTATTGAACATCCAGCATCCACATACTTCATGAGAGCGGGACAGACATACTGGCGAGAAGGCATCCAGAACGGTGCACTGCTGGTCGTGGATAGCTCACTTACGCCATGTGATGGCTCTCTTCTCGTCTGCAACATAGAGAATGAGTTAAGGATAAAGCGTTACCGTATTCACCCAAAACCTCACCTGGTGAATCTGGAGAACGGCAAGCGTGAAGAGATACCTGGGCAGACTGGAGACTACAATGTTTCATCGCCTGTGTTTGGGGTGATCACCTACATCATCAACGATGCTCGCTCAGGTGAGTTTGATGATTGTCCGGTGATGTGA
- a CDS encoding DNA polymerase V produces MPRRYDIESAFRSAVVVEPSGRRTLRTVDFVRELKKVNWDFSLRDANAWIESSVSTFKDISPTEGEERLFMLYNPNGGL; encoded by the coding sequence ATGCCGCGTCGTTATGACATTGAGTCCGCATTCCGATCTGCTGTAGTTGTTGAGCCAAGCGGACGCAGGACACTACGAACCGTTGATTTTGTGCGGGAACTGAAGAAGGTTAACTGGGATTTCTCTTTACGGGATGCAAATGCCTGGATAGAGTCCAGCGTTAGCACGTTCAAGGATATTTCACCTACAGAAGGTGAGGAGCGTTTGTTCATGCTCTATAACCCGAATGGAGGGCTATGA
- a CDS encoding acyltransferase family protein: MIFGLQYLRGIAALMVVLIHAKVAVNHFVPSTRFILPDQGFVQFGKYGVDIFFVISGMVMYMTIGKCMRSDRGIGDFIIKRLIRVAPAFWMSLVLYAIALMVTGKMPEDAFRKFLTSAMFLFYPSEAGKAETIYAISWTLNFEVYFYMSLALMCCIFGKYGRVATGILFCAYTFLFYNWGSLNFIQRLIFSPIHLEFIFGMICGYAYQKKIFQNIKLSVLCLIVGLFLIVGTNEWGIGDERIIYVGVPSLLCVLGAMNISFSEKTIIHKMLMKLGDASYSVYLIHTISFIVLSTFLRYVDYKLTTYTETIVLYMGMISFALITSIIFSIYFEKPAIKLLTNVVFKRSKIEKSLAQQKTN; the protein is encoded by the coding sequence ATGATTTTCGGGCTTCAGTATTTACGAGGCATCGCGGCCTTGATGGTAGTGCTCATTCACGCCAAAGTAGCGGTAAACCACTTCGTGCCATCTACGCGATTTATTCTCCCTGATCAGGGGTTCGTACAGTTCGGTAAGTACGGAGTCGATATATTCTTCGTCATTTCTGGGATGGTTATGTACATGACTATCGGAAAGTGCATGAGAAGTGATCGTGGAATCGGTGATTTTATAATCAAAAGATTGATTCGTGTAGCTCCAGCATTCTGGATGTCTCTGGTACTATATGCTATAGCCTTAATGGTAACCGGCAAGATGCCTGAGGATGCATTCAGGAAGTTTTTAACAAGTGCTATGTTTTTGTTTTATCCATCTGAAGCAGGGAAGGCAGAGACCATTTATGCAATAAGTTGGACTCTAAATTTTGAAGTTTATTTCTATATGTCTCTGGCATTAATGTGCTGTATTTTTGGTAAATATGGAAGGGTTGCTACTGGAATCCTGTTTTGCGCTTACACATTCTTATTTTATAATTGGGGTAGTCTGAATTTTATACAAAGATTAATTTTTAGCCCAATACATCTTGAGTTTATTTTCGGCATGATATGTGGTTATGCGTATCAGAAAAAGATTTTCCAAAATATAAAGCTATCTGTGTTATGCCTTATTGTTGGACTATTTTTAATTGTTGGGACAAATGAATGGGGCATAGGCGATGAACGCATTATATATGTAGGAGTGCCATCACTTTTATGCGTACTCGGAGCGATGAATATATCTTTCTCTGAAAAAACAATTATTCACAAAATGCTAATGAAGCTTGGTGACGCATCGTATTCTGTTTATTTAATTCATACAATTTCGTTTATTGTACTCTCTACATTTTTGAGATATGTAGACTATAAATTAACCACATACACAGAAACAATTGTTCTTTATATGGGTATGATAAGCTTTGCTTTGATAACGTCAATAATCTTTAGTATTTACTTTGAGAAGCCTGCAATTAAGTTATTAACTAATGTAGTGTTCAAACGTAGCAAGATAGAAAAAAGTCTTGCACAACAGAAAACTAATTAG
- a CDS encoding host specificity factor TipJ family phage tail protein: MTIRIYPSRLPGEPLETHEHDSLTIHQWLAKNVNGYKPDMKHPIAIDVDGENIPPQAWFEYAIKSDSDVRIYPVPYGAVALAWIAVAVSVASVAYALFFAPGVGDLGGYSSGTGNPLDVNPAKANNAKLGDPIRELFGRSRIYPDYAVQPVARFSPSDPTVMTVEMFVVLGRGRFSFGDGDIRVGSTPSTSLEEGFSYTKYEPGANVSGDRRTENWFNSTEVGGTASGSGLDMAQTAPDSDDVVAQSLTVSGATVTFNGITNDDGTTTNTLPDSWVVGAIVELIVPDSYVVTNDGAYSRITSDVLSEIAPYVGMPVTLWYNSIDYQLFIAQYTPHSEPPGGDVVTASIKLAYDSATGTPFTGIPEGYIRLSLSHAGSEYKILDVDTNTVTLQRLVNGVVDPTWPGFSPRTVLDFEANGMNENSTWMGPFLACPENEKIDMFEINFFFPNGICGYDKKGHKRDRTVAWEIQYRAYGSGSGWTSRTGTYNQRNINGLGFTERITLSTPSLVEVRARRTNEQGQDNSRDQMYWQSLRGRLLVRPSSYSGVTTMAVTVETGGKLAAQSDRRVNVVATRIYDTGVSRSISGALYHIGDELGLLMDHDAIDYLESAYWTPNSEFFDYATTDSVSALEMLQKVTNAGKSYFLLSDALASVAREGVKTWTGVISPQEMIDPLQTAFIAPSVDDYDGVDVTYINGTTWAEETVQCRTSDNPTPVKIEDYTLDGVLDQDRAYQIGMRRLMKYKQQRMTHTTTTEMDALCYNVGDRIVFTDDIPGSKTISALIDDMSTSGGVTTFTLSEPLDWTFNNPRALIRYQDGSASGLMTVTKAGDYELSVPEQPEFSNIIMNDPAIEPPRLIFCESSRVGYSALISEIAPQSDGTCQVTAKEYRDSFYQYDNASYPGNVA; this comes from the coding sequence GTGACAATCCGAATCTATCCATCACGCCTGCCTGGTGAACCTCTTGAAACGCATGAGCATGATTCTCTAACCATTCATCAGTGGCTTGCTAAAAATGTTAATGGCTACAAGCCAGACATGAAGCATCCTATTGCTATTGATGTTGACGGTGAGAATATTCCACCACAGGCATGGTTTGAATACGCCATAAAATCAGATAGCGATGTACGCATCTATCCAGTTCCTTATGGTGCTGTGGCTTTGGCCTGGATTGCTGTTGCGGTTTCAGTAGCATCAGTTGCTTATGCTCTTTTCTTCGCTCCCGGAGTTGGCGATCTTGGCGGGTATTCATCAGGTACAGGCAACCCGCTTGACGTAAATCCAGCTAAAGCTAACAACGCTAAGCTCGGCGATCCTATTCGTGAGCTATTCGGTCGCAGTCGTATTTACCCTGATTACGCGGTTCAGCCGGTTGCCAGATTCTCACCATCTGATCCGACTGTTATGACAGTGGAAATGTTTGTTGTTCTCGGAAGAGGAAGATTCTCATTTGGTGATGGGGATATCAGAGTTGGTTCAACGCCATCTACCTCTCTTGAGGAAGGGTTTAGCTATACCAAATATGAACCAGGCGCTAATGTCAGCGGAGACAGAAGAACAGAAAACTGGTTCAACTCCACAGAGGTTGGAGGAACAGCATCCGGTTCTGGTCTTGATATGGCTCAAACCGCTCCAGATTCAGATGATGTAGTTGCTCAGTCTCTTACTGTTTCTGGAGCAACAGTAACATTTAACGGCATAACTAACGATGATGGTACTACAACAAATACACTGCCAGACTCATGGGTGGTAGGTGCCATTGTAGAGCTTATTGTTCCTGATTCTTATGTCGTAACTAACGATGGTGCGTACAGCAGAATTACCAGTGATGTACTTTCAGAGATTGCTCCATACGTTGGAATGCCAGTTACACTTTGGTACAACAGTATTGATTATCAATTATTCATAGCTCAGTACACGCCACATTCAGAACCACCTGGTGGCGATGTCGTAACAGCGTCTATAAAGCTTGCATACGACAGTGCAACAGGGACTCCCTTTACAGGAATTCCAGAGGGGTATATACGCCTTTCTCTATCTCATGCAGGTAGCGAATACAAAATTCTGGATGTTGATACCAACACAGTAACTTTGCAGCGCTTAGTTAATGGAGTCGTTGACCCAACCTGGCCTGGATTTTCTCCTCGCACTGTTCTTGATTTCGAAGCTAACGGGATGAATGAAAACTCCACATGGATGGGGCCATTTTTAGCATGTCCTGAAAACGAAAAAATTGACATGTTTGAAATTAATTTCTTCTTTCCTAATGGCATATGTGGTTATGACAAAAAAGGGCATAAGAGAGACAGGACGGTAGCATGGGAGATCCAGTACAGAGCATATGGTTCCGGTTCTGGATGGACCAGCAGAACAGGAACATACAACCAGCGAAACATTAACGGTCTTGGATTTACTGAGCGCATCACCTTATCAACTCCATCTTTAGTTGAGGTTCGTGCAAGGCGAACTAATGAGCAGGGACAAGATAACAGCAGGGACCAGATGTACTGGCAGTCACTGAGAGGGCGTTTATTAGTAAGACCGTCATCTTATAGTGGAGTGACTACGATGGCTGTCACTGTTGAAACTGGTGGTAAGTTGGCAGCTCAATCAGATCGTCGAGTAAACGTTGTTGCTACGCGCATATATGACACTGGCGTATCACGAAGCATTTCTGGTGCGTTGTATCACATTGGAGATGAACTTGGTCTGTTAATGGACCATGACGCAATAGATTATCTGGAGTCTGCGTACTGGACGCCAAACAGCGAATTCTTTGACTACGCAACTACCGATTCTGTATCTGCTCTTGAAATGTTACAGAAGGTAACTAACGCAGGTAAAAGCTATTTCCTTCTTAGTGATGCTCTTGCATCTGTAGCAAGGGAAGGAGTGAAAACGTGGACAGGTGTTATTAGCCCACAGGAAATGATTGACCCTTTACAGACAGCTTTCATTGCACCTTCAGTAGATGACTATGATGGTGTTGATGTAACCTATATTAATGGGACAACCTGGGCTGAAGAAACGGTACAGTGCCGAACATCAGATAATCCTACGCCTGTAAAAATTGAGGACTACACACTCGATGGTGTTCTTGACCAGGACAGAGCCTATCAGATAGGTATGAGACGTCTGATGAAGTACAAACAACAGAGAATGACTCATACCACCACTACTGAGATGGATGCTCTCTGTTACAACGTTGGAGACAGGATTGTATTTACCGATGATATTCCTGGTAGTAAAACAATAAGCGCGTTGATTGATGATATGAGTACAAGTGGCGGCGTGACTACATTTACTTTGTCAGAACCACTTGATTGGACATTCAATAACCCACGCGCATTGATTCGTTATCAGGATGGGTCTGCTTCTGGTTTAATGACTGTTACGAAAGCAGGAGATTATGAATTATCTGTTCCTGAGCAACCTGAATTCAGCAACATCATAATGAATGATCCAGCAATTGAACCGCCGCGCCTGATATTCTGCGAATCATCCCGAGTTGGATACAGCGCGTTAATATCAGAGATAGCACCACAATCTGACGGAACATGTCAGGTAACAGCAAAAGAATATCGTGATTCCTTCTATCAATACGACAATGCCTCCTACCCCGGCAATGTAGCTTAA
- a CDS encoding nitrite transporter encodes MFNPDKYLSVTWQKGGRVYPELDCFGIVNEVRKDLGLPLWPDFAGVTKDDGGLNREARKLMLFLEKCEPCIGAGAACYSGSTVTHVGVVVEINGQLHVAECNPGMNATFLPVERFKRRFVKVEFWK; translated from the coding sequence ATGTTTAATCCTGACAAATACCTTTCTGTCACATGGCAGAAGGGAGGTCGCGTTTACCCTGAACTTGACTGTTTCGGTATCGTCAATGAGGTACGTAAAGACCTCGGACTGCCACTCTGGCCTGATTTTGCTGGAGTTACAAAGGATGATGGAGGTTTAAACCGGGAGGCAAGAAAGCTCATGCTTTTCCTGGAAAAGTGTGAACCTTGTATTGGAGCTGGCGCTGCGTGTTACTCAGGTTCTACCGTTACTCACGTTGGGGTGGTGGTAGAAATTAACGGACAACTTCACGTAGCTGAATGTAATCCCGGAATGAACGCAACCTTCCTTCCTGTTGAGCGTTTCAAACGTAGATTTGTTAAAGTGGAGTTCTGGAAGTGA
- a CDS encoding DUF1833 family protein: protein MTILNRLYASSGEEVIIETLQINIGSEVYYLCKGFDDITATTENGNVVTFQATAIDIALPARNSDGTQDLQFAIDNIDGVTSTAIRNALDNLSEASLTYRNYVSTDLSAPASVPYTLAIKSGSWTATQAQITAGYMNVLDTAWPRHRYTLPYYPGLRYMS, encoded by the coding sequence ATGACAATCCTGAATCGCCTTTATGCCTCGTCTGGTGAAGAGGTGATTATAGAAACCCTCCAGATAAACATTGGTAGCGAGGTTTATTATCTGTGTAAGGGGTTCGATGATATCACCGCAACTACAGAGAACGGGAATGTTGTGACATTCCAGGCAACGGCTATTGATATTGCTCTTCCTGCAAGAAACAGCGATGGTACGCAGGACCTACAGTTTGCTATCGACAATATAGATGGCGTTACTTCAACAGCGATACGTAATGCACTTGATAATCTTTCAGAGGCATCATTAACTTACCGTAACTACGTGTCTACCGATCTGAGCGCTCCAGCTTCAGTTCCATACACTCTGGCTATAAAAAGTGGTTCATGGACAGCGACACAGGCACAAATTACAGCTGGCTATATGAACGTTCTTGATACAGCATGGCCTCGTCATCGCTACACCCTTCCGTATTATCCTGGTCTCCGTTACATGAGTTAA
- a CDS encoding phage tail tape measure protein, producing the protein MAGKSLGTLTIDLVAKVGGFVSGLSQSERASQKWRKQVQSDAKAAATAFTAFATAASAAAIGVGVAGYNLLKTTSKQITETDRWAKSLNMSTKSLLAWQYAAEKAGVSGDQMADIFKDIGDKIGDAVLNKSGEAVDALNALGLSAKKLAGESPDKQLIAISNALGKINTNAEKTTILESLGNDLSKLLPLLDQGGEKLRQYMDAAKQFGVAPDDADIEKLVKVNSLFEDMETQVNGVKIEIATGLASVDLSGLQNAITDMGDVFKDPQVIQGLTDLVSGVVDLATWLVRVGAEAGKLIDLYKGGSPVGDNASLEDIERRIRNLKADLEDEGFFASVNRIGMDESGKKAELAQLERRVSIMKAGNNLPLTPASVGATTPTRTDYSLGKGETNSKVATDAGVKKLDSAFKSLEMSYQRQIALIDTTGKKTQQVTELEKLRFDLTSGKLTGINASQKERLEQLATEIDRLNSLKKANEENLKLVEFTANLRKQNQNDQAANDADFVGAGMGDKTRQRMKELLEIQRGFLEKQADLQKQFQSGDISKSLYDQETAALQQALDERLEIQEDYYKKSDDQMGDWQSGIMDALNDYADNSADYYQTAADAMTSILGGATSAISDNLNELVHGAQDLGDFFSNIFSSLGETIIKTLSDMAAQWLVYQGVQLLVGKSTQASAAASMLANAQASSLQAQIAAYASTAAIPIVGPALAPAAMATAAAVTAPLVAAVGTSALAGMAHDGIDSVPETGTWLLQKGERVVTSQTSAKLDETLDRVNQQSTQGASFSPVINMNVNGDPSDTQIAMMKQATAEGAKMGYQQAASDLASGKGDISKAMMRWNTNRRTG; encoded by the coding sequence ATGGCTGGTAAATCCCTCGGTACATTGACTATCGACCTGGTGGCTAAGGTTGGTGGTTTTGTCTCTGGCCTTAGCCAGTCTGAGAGAGCATCTCAAAAATGGCGTAAACAAGTACAATCAGATGCTAAGGCCGCTGCTACAGCATTCACTGCTTTTGCCACAGCTGCCAGCGCTGCAGCAATTGGCGTTGGTGTCGCTGGCTATAACCTTCTTAAAACGACATCAAAGCAAATTACTGAAACTGACCGTTGGGCAAAGTCGCTCAATATGTCAACCAAGTCGCTTTTAGCCTGGCAATATGCTGCAGAAAAAGCCGGTGTTTCAGGTGACCAGATGGCTGATATCTTTAAAGATATCGGTGATAAAATTGGTGATGCTGTATTAAATAAGTCTGGTGAAGCGGTAGATGCACTGAATGCGCTTGGTTTATCAGCAAAGAAGTTAGCAGGTGAATCGCCTGATAAGCAATTAATAGCTATCAGCAACGCTCTCGGAAAAATCAATACAAATGCCGAAAAAACCACAATTCTAGAAAGCCTGGGTAATGACCTTTCAAAACTTCTTCCACTGTTAGATCAGGGAGGCGAAAAGCTTCGCCAGTACATGGATGCCGCCAAACAATTCGGCGTGGCTCCAGACGATGCAGATATTGAGAAGCTTGTAAAAGTAAACTCCCTGTTTGAAGACATGGAGACTCAGGTCAATGGCGTAAAAATCGAGATAGCGACAGGACTGGCTAGCGTTGATCTTTCCGGGCTACAGAATGCAATCACTGACATGGGTGATGTGTTCAAAGACCCACAAGTAATTCAAGGTCTGACGGATTTAGTCAGTGGAGTTGTAGACCTTGCAACATGGCTTGTAAGGGTAGGTGCTGAGGCAGGAAAATTAATAGATCTTTATAAAGGCGGTAGTCCAGTTGGCGATAACGCTTCACTAGAAGATATAGAACGTCGCATAAGAAATCTTAAGGCTGATCTTGAGGATGAGGGTTTCTTTGCGAGCGTCAATAGAATTGGCATGGACGAGAGTGGCAAGAAGGCTGAACTAGCCCAACTTGAGCGCCGCGTATCAATTATGAAGGCTGGTAATAATCTTCCACTGACACCTGCCTCTGTTGGAGCAACAACTCCAACGCGAACCGATTACAGTCTTGGTAAAGGAGAGACAAATAGCAAGGTAGCTACTGACGCAGGCGTGAAGAAATTAGACTCTGCGTTTAAGTCACTGGAAATGAGTTACCAGCGACAGATTGCATTAATCGATACGACTGGCAAGAAAACACAACAAGTTACAGAGCTTGAGAAGCTACGATTTGACCTGACATCAGGGAAGCTAACGGGAATAAACGCATCTCAAAAAGAGAGATTAGAGCAACTCGCCACTGAGATAGATAGACTCAACTCACTCAAGAAAGCCAACGAGGAAAACCTGAAGCTTGTTGAGTTTACCGCCAATCTTAGAAAGCAGAATCAGAACGACCAGGCAGCAAACGATGCTGATTTTGTTGGTGCCGGAATGGGCGACAAAACCAGACAGCGGATGAAAGAGCTACTGGAAATTCAGCGTGGATTTCTGGAAAAACAGGCTGACCTGCAGAAGCAATTTCAAAGCGGAGATATTAGTAAGTCTCTTTATGACCAGGAGACAGCAGCTTTACAACAAGCTCTAGATGAAAGGCTGGAAATTCAGGAAGACTACTACAAAAAGTCTGATGATCAGATGGGAGACTGGCAAAGTGGCATCATGGATGCGCTGAACGATTATGCCGACAATTCTGCGGATTACTATCAGACTGCTGCAGATGCAATGACATCTATTCTTGGTGGTGCTACATCTGCTATTTCTGACAACCTCAATGAGCTTGTTCATGGCGCTCAAGACCTGGGTGATTTCTTCAGTAACATTTTCTCCAGCCTTGGCGAGACCATTATCAAAACGCTTTCTGATATGGCTGCGCAGTGGCTGGTATATCAGGGGGTGCAATTACTCGTCGGGAAATCAACTCAGGCAAGCGCTGCGGCATCAATGCTGGCAAATGCACAGGCATCATCTTTGCAAGCTCAGATAGCTGCTTACGCATCTACAGCTGCCATTCCAATTGTCGGTCCAGCGTTAGCACCTGCGGCTATGGCAACGGCAGCTGCTGTAACCGCTCCGCTTGTTGCAGCGGTAGGGACTTCTGCGCTGGCAGGTATGGCACATGATGGTATCGATAGCGTACCGGAAACAGGTACGTGGCTCCTGCAGAAAGGCGAGCGAGTTGTCACATCACAGACATCTGCGAAGCTTGATGAAACTCTGGATAGAGTAAATCAGCAGTCAACTCAAGGGGCAAGCTTCTCACCCGTTATCAACATGAATGTTAATGGTGACCCTTCAGATACGCAGATTGCCATGATGAAACAGGCTACGGCGGAAGGTGCAAAGATGGGATATCAACAAGCAGCCAGCGATCTTGCAAGCGGGAAGGGTGATATATCGAAGGCTATGATGCGCTGGAACACTAACAGGAGAACAGGGTAA
- a CDS encoding phage tail assembly protein T has translation MGGRTIAEAKERVSVTEYRDWVLYRQKYGSLNGMMRTEWAAGLISSVLANVNRGKDSPSFKVTDFTPHINEPAISLDQAMQEWT, from the coding sequence ATAGGCGGTCGCACCATTGCCGAGGCAAAGGAGCGCGTTAGCGTAACTGAATACCGTGATTGGGTTCTTTACAGACAGAAGTATGGGAGCCTTAACGGAATGATGCGTACTGAATGGGCTGCAGGCCTTATTTCTTCTGTGCTGGCTAACGTAAACCGAGGAAAAGATTCTCCTTCCTTCAAAGTAACAGACTTCACACCACACATTAACGAGCCTGCTATCTCACTGGATCAGGCTATGCAGGAGTGGACATAG
- a CDS encoding phage tail assembly chaperone family protein, TAC, with amino-acid sequence MKLTLDSLKQAGAFTGRPVEKEITWKQGEKELTATVYIRPMGYHEAVSTVLSAAGKIDGVAGRIASSICDENGHPVFTVADVTGEADPERGALDGNLTVALLVAIQQVNELGKTNSAQKTNSGVN; translated from the coding sequence ATGAAACTGACTCTGGATTCACTAAAGCAGGCAGGCGCATTTACCGGTCGTCCTGTTGAGAAGGAAATCACCTGGAAGCAAGGTGAAAAAGAGCTCACCGCAACCGTCTATATCCGTCCTATGGGCTATCACGAAGCAGTATCGACTGTTCTTTCTGCTGCTGGGAAGATTGATGGTGTAGCTGGTCGTATTGCTTCATCAATTTGTGATGAGAATGGGCATCCTGTCTTTACTGTTGCTGACGTTACAGGAGAGGCAGATCCTGAACGCGGTGCGTTAGACGGAAACCTTACCGTTGCGTTGCTAGTTGCTATTCAGCAGGTCAACGAACTGGGAAAGACGAACTCAGCGCAGAAGACGAATTCTGGTGTGAATTAG
- a CDS encoding phage tail tube protein, with protein sequence MSVVTQGTQMYVLNNGVVSEVECITSFSPGSSPADQIEDTCLSETNTRSYKKGLRTPGQATVALNADPANASHVMLSNLAESSDQTNLTFAIGWADGTDSPTVATSGDPDAVDGLSLPNTRTWYVFQGYVSDFPFDFQANTVVQTSATIQRSGQGVWVPKAQPTS encoded by the coding sequence ATGTCAGTAGTGACTCAAGGCACTCAGATGTACGTTCTGAATAACGGTGTGGTCAGCGAAGTAGAATGTATTACTTCGTTTTCACCAGGTAGTAGCCCGGCAGATCAGATTGAAGATACCTGCCTGAGCGAAACCAATACTCGTTCCTATAAAAAAGGTCTGCGCACACCTGGTCAGGCTACCGTTGCTCTTAACGCAGACCCAGCAAATGCCAGCCATGTGATGTTAAGTAACCTGGCAGAATCAAGCGACCAGACAAACCTTACCTTTGCTATCGGATGGGCTGACGGTACGGATTCACCAACTGTAGCTACTTCTGGCGACCCAGACGCGGTTGATGGTCTTTCCTTGCCGAATACGCGCACCTGGTATGTATTCCAGGGCTATGTCTCAGATTTCCCGTTCGACTTCCAGGCAAACACCGTAGTCCAGACCTCAGCGACTATTCAACGCTCAGGGCAGGGTGTATGGGTTCCAAAAGCACAGCCAACAAGCTAA
- a CDS encoding DUF3168 domain-containing protein — protein MITPIFPVCASSPEVTTLLGSNPVRIYPFGIQDDNVVYPYAVWQNISGSPENFLNQRPDADMYSLQVDIYANTPDEAIAVAKAMRNAIEVKANIVRWGNQTRDPETLRYRYSFDVDWIVNR, from the coding sequence ATGATTACACCAATCTTTCCTGTTTGTGCGTCGAGTCCAGAAGTCACCACCTTGCTGGGAAGTAATCCGGTAAGAATTTACCCTTTCGGCATTCAGGACGATAACGTTGTTTATCCATACGCCGTCTGGCAGAACATCAGTGGTTCACCCGAAAATTTCCTCAACCAACGACCAGATGCGGATATGTATTCGCTTCAGGTTGATATCTATGCCAATACCCCTGATGAAGCCATTGCTGTCGCTAAAGCTATGCGTAATGCGATTGAAGTGAAGGCCAACATTGTTCGATGGGGTAATCAGACGCGAGACCCTGAAACGCTCAGGTATCGATATTCATTCGACGTTGACTGGATAGTCAATCGATAA
- a CDS encoding HK97-gp10 family putative phage morphogenesis protein, producing MADSIEFKLEGVDSLLGKLEAITTETKRKTGRSALRKAGNVIVTQIKRNAERLDDPHTARSIADNAALRWNGRMFKQTGDLAFRIGILQGAVLKKHPSTAKDAPTPHWRLLEFGTEKMAAKPLVRAAANSRLIEVFNAFSVNYEAGIDRAIKRAQKKGETA from the coding sequence ATGGCTGACAGCATTGAGTTTAAGCTTGAAGGTGTAGATTCACTGCTTGGTAAGTTGGAAGCCATTACCACGGAAACTAAGCGAAAAACAGGGCGATCCGCACTGAGGAAAGCGGGAAACGTTATCGTAACTCAGATAAAGAGAAACGCAGAGCGGCTAGACGATCCTCACACCGCGCGTAGCATTGCTGATAACGCTGCGTTGCGCTGGAATGGTCGTATGTTTAAACAAACCGGAGATCTTGCCTTCAGGATAGGAATCCTTCAGGGAGCCGTACTAAAAAAGCATCCAAGCACTGCGAAAGATGCCCCCACTCCTCACTGGCGTCTTCTTGAGTTCGGAACTGAAAAGATGGCAGCAAAGCCATTGGTTCGCGCCGCTGCTAACTCCAGACTGATTGAGGTTTTCAATGCCTTCTCTGTCAACTACGAAGCGGGGATTGACAGGGCTATCAAGCGAGCACAGAAGAAAGGAGAGACTGCATGA
- a CDS encoding phage head closure protein, translating into MELAKLRHRVTIQRRTAIQSPTTGAMEYTWNDLADVWGSVVASSVRDFITAQASNVKVTARITIRYREDIQEKDRILFRGKIYSIEGILPDPDSGLEYLTLPCSEGVKDG; encoded by the coding sequence GTGGAATTAGCAAAACTACGTCACCGCGTCACCATTCAGCGTCGAACGGCTATCCAGTCACCTACTACTGGTGCAATGGAATACACATGGAATGATCTTGCAGATGTGTGGGGTAGCGTGGTTGCCTCCTCAGTCAGGGATTTCATTACAGCCCAGGCATCAAACGTAAAAGTAACGGCCAGAATCACTATCCGATACCGGGAAGATATCCAGGAGAAAGACCGTATTCTTTTCCGTGGCAAAATCTACAGCATTGAGGGGATTCTTCCTGACCCTGATAGTGGACTTGAATATCTCACGCTTCCGTGCTCAGAGGGGGTTAAGGATGGCTGA
- a CDS encoding head-tail connector protein translates to MIELVTLEEAKMHLRIDDDYGDSDLTMKIQGGSAAILSYIQGSRALVVDDSGNLIEGEPLNRVQTALLVLLGYLDRNRGGEEEEKLKQGELPFSVSMLIYDLRKPTIL, encoded by the coding sequence ATGATTGAACTGGTGACGCTCGAAGAGGCAAAAATGCATCTCCGTATTGATGATGATTATGGAGATTCTGACCTGACAATGAAAATTCAGGGCGGCAGCGCAGCAATCCTTTCCTACATTCAGGGGAGCCGTGCGTTAGTAGTAGATGACTCTGGTAATCTTATCGAAGGTGAGCCACTTAACCGGGTACAGACAGCCCTGTTAGTTCTTCTTGGGTATCTTGACCGTAACCGTGGCGGCGAAGAGGAAGAGAAACTGAAGCAGGGGGAACTTCCATTTTCAGTCTCAATGCTGATTTACGACCTACGTAAGCCGACAATTCTTTAA